The following proteins come from a genomic window of Denitromonas sp.:
- the ppk1 gene encoding polyphosphate kinase 1: MNPDDLPHVTFINRELSLLQFQQRVLAQAADPSVPLLERLRFLCIVSSNLDEFFEIRVGGIKEKIRQGLRTPDAEDGLTPHELLDRVSAVVHDIIDEQYRLLNEEILPSLEKEGIVLLKREALTEAQQAWVADYFEREVAPVLTPIGLDPAHPFPRVLNKSLNFAVELDGLDAFGRDTNTAIVQAPRALPRIIQMPREVAGTDYGFMFLSSILHAHVDKLFPGMAVLGCYQFRLTRNSDLFVDEEEITNLRSALKGELQQRHFGDSVRLEVADNCSQGMEAFLLTQFGLSEKDLYRTPGIVNLVRLMQLPDSVDRPDLTFRPFKPAMPAGLGGASSDIFAAIRKQDILLHHPFESFTPVIELIKAAADDPDVLAVKMTVYRTGTDSVLMEHLMRAAQKGKEVTVVVELMARFDEEANIGWAARLEEVGAHVVYGVFGYKTHAKLLMLIRREADGLRRYVHLGTGNYHPRTTRFYTDFGLLTANPEMGEDVAALFKQITGLGKASTLAHLWQAPFALHANVIAHIQAETEIARAGRKARITAKMNALLEPQTIMALYEASQAGVEVDLIIRGPCALRPGVPGLSENIRVRSIIGRFLEHHRIFCFHADGEDKLYLSSADWMDRNFFRRIETAFPILDPRLKRRVIKEGFRVYLNDNCNAWEMQPDGAYRRKSPRGPRHPAQQALLDMLVETRPAS, encoded by the coding sequence ATGAACCCCGACGACCTCCCGCACGTGACCTTCATCAACCGCGAACTGTCCTTGCTGCAATTCCAGCAGCGCGTGCTGGCGCAGGCGGCGGACCCGAGCGTCCCGCTCCTGGAGCGGCTGCGGTTCCTGTGCATCGTCTCCAGCAACCTCGATGAATTCTTCGAGATCCGGGTCGGCGGCATCAAGGAGAAGATCCGCCAGGGGCTGCGCACACCCGACGCCGAAGACGGCCTGACGCCCCACGAGTTGCTCGACCGGGTCAGCGCGGTGGTGCACGACATCATCGACGAACAATATCGCCTGCTCAACGAAGAGATCCTGCCCTCGCTGGAAAAGGAAGGCATCGTGCTGCTCAAGCGCGAGGCGCTGACCGAGGCACAGCAGGCCTGGGTGGCCGACTATTTCGAGCGCGAAGTGGCGCCCGTGCTCACGCCGATCGGCCTCGATCCGGCCCACCCCTTCCCGCGGGTGCTCAACAAGAGCCTGAACTTTGCCGTCGAGCTCGACGGGCTGGACGCCTTCGGCCGCGACACCAATACCGCCATCGTGCAGGCCCCGCGCGCCCTGCCCCGCATCATCCAGATGCCCAGGGAAGTCGCCGGCACCGACTACGGCTTCATGTTCCTGTCGTCGATCCTGCACGCCCATGTCGACAAGCTCTTCCCCGGCATGGCGGTGCTCGGGTGCTACCAGTTCCGCCTCACCCGCAACTCCGACCTGTTCGTGGACGAGGAAGAGATCACCAACCTGCGCAGCGCCCTCAAGGGCGAACTGCAGCAGCGCCACTTCGGCGACTCGGTGCGCCTGGAGGTGGCGGACAACTGCTCGCAGGGCATGGAAGCTTTCCTGCTGACCCAGTTCGGCCTGTCCGAAAAAGACCTCTACCGCACGCCGGGCATCGTCAACCTGGTGCGCCTCATGCAGTTGCCCGACAGCGTCGACCGCCCCGACCTGACCTTCCGCCCCTTCAAGCCCGCCATGCCGGCCGGCCTGGGCGGCGCCTCGTCCGACATCTTTGCCGCCATCCGCAAGCAGGACATCCTGCTCCACCACCCCTTCGAGAGCTTCACCCCGGTGATCGAGCTGATCAAGGCGGCGGCGGACGACCCGGACGTGCTGGCGGTCAAGATGACGGTGTACCGCACCGGCACCGACTCGGTGCTGATGGAACACCTCATGCGCGCAGCCCAGAAAGGCAAGGAAGTCACCGTGGTGGTCGAACTGATGGCGCGCTTCGACGAAGAGGCCAACATTGGCTGGGCCGCCCGACTCGAGGAGGTCGGTGCGCATGTGGTGTATGGCGTATTCGGCTACAAGACCCACGCCAAGCTGCTGATGCTGATCCGCCGCGAAGCCGACGGGCTACGCCGCTATGTGCACCTGGGCACCGGCAACTACCACCCGCGCACCACCCGTTTCTACACCGACTTCGGCCTGCTCACCGCCAACCCCGAGATGGGCGAGGACGTGGCCGCCCTGTTCAAGCAGATCACCGGTCTGGGTAAGGCCTCCACACTGGCCCACCTGTGGCAGGCGCCGTTTGCCCTGCATGCCAACGTGATCGCCCATATCCAGGCCGAGACCGAGATCGCCCGCGCCGGGCGCAAGGCGCGCATCACCGCCAAGATGAACGCCTTGCTCGAACCGCAGACCATCATGGCGCTGTATGAAGCCTCGCAGGCCGGCGTCGAGGTGGACCTCATCATCCGCGGCCCCTGCGCGCTGCGTCCGGGCGTGCCGGGCCTGTCGGAGAACATCCGGGTGCGCTCGATCATCGGCCGCTTCCTCGAGCACCACCGCATCTTCTGCTTCCACGCCGACGGCGAGGACAAGCTCTACCTGTCCAGCGCCGACTGGATGGACCGCAACTTCTTCCGCCGTATCGAGACCGCCTTCCCGATTCTCGACCCGCGTCTCAAGCGCCGCGTCATCAAGGAAGGTTTCCGCGTCTATCTCAACGACAACTGCAACGCCTGGGAAATGCAGCCCGACGGCGCCTACCGCCGCAAGAGCCCGCGCGGCCCCCGGCATCCTGCCCAGCAGGCCCTGCTCGACATGCTGGTCGAGACACGCCCGGCGTCCTGA
- the pstA gene encoding phosphate ABC transporter permease PstA, giving the protein MTNSTQAQPDSASSFARIQAGMARRRASEQRFKMLGRIAVGIGLLFLFVLLTSIVSKGYSAFWQTQMRIDVMLSADEIDPEGTRKAETLRMADYSSLIKQSMREMFPDVSGRRDRFALYGLVSNGAAFDLRDRVMADPSLIGTKVSLWVPADDDVDMLMKGHIDRDAAEGDRRIKDNTLGWIDQLKADGRLALRFNVDFFTKGDSRDPELAGIRGALMGTIFTLMVTLALSFPLGVAAAVYLEEFAPKNKWTDLIEVNINNLAAVPSIVFGLLGLAVFINWFELPRSAPLLGGLVLTLMTLPTIIIASRAALKSVPPSIRDAALGIGASPMQATMFHVIPLALPGMLTGTIIGMAQALGETAPLLMIGMVAFIADVPQGVFDPSTALPVQIYLWADSPERAYVERTSAAIMVLLAFLALMNLVAVLLRKRFERRW; this is encoded by the coding sequence ATGACTAATTCGACCCAGGCGCAGCCCGACAGCGCCTCCAGCTTCGCGCGCATCCAGGCCGGCATGGCCCGTCGGCGGGCCTCGGAGCAGCGCTTCAAGATGCTCGGCCGGATCGCCGTGGGGATCGGCCTGCTGTTTCTGTTCGTCCTGCTCACCAGCATCGTCAGCAAGGGCTACAGCGCGTTCTGGCAGACCCAGATGCGCATCGATGTGATGCTCTCCGCCGACGAGATCGACCCGGAAGGCACCCGCAAGGCCGAGACCCTGCGCATGGCCGACTATTCGTCGTTGATCAAGCAGAGCATGCGCGAGATGTTCCCCGACGTGTCGGGCCGCCGCGACCGCTTTGCCCTGTATGGCCTGGTCAGCAACGGGGCGGCCTTTGATCTGCGCGACCGCGTCATGGCCGACCCGTCACTGATCGGCACCAAGGTGTCGCTGTGGGTGCCGGCCGACGACGATGTCGATATGCTCATGAAGGGGCACATCGACCGCGATGCGGCCGAAGGCGACCGGCGGATCAAGGACAACACGCTGGGCTGGATCGACCAGCTCAAGGCGGACGGCCGGCTGGCGTTGCGCTTCAACGTCGATTTCTTCACCAAGGGCGACTCGCGCGACCCCGAACTGGCCGGTATTCGCGGTGCGCTGATGGGGACCATCTTTACCCTGATGGTGACGCTGGCGCTGTCCTTCCCGCTGGGTGTGGCGGCGGCGGTGTATCTGGAAGAGTTCGCACCGAAGAACAAATGGACCGACCTGATCGAGGTGAACATCAACAACCTCGCGGCCGTGCCGTCCATCGTGTTCGGTCTGCTCGGCCTGGCGGTGTTCATCAACTGGTTCGAACTGCCGCGCTCGGCGCCGCTGCTCGGCGGCCTGGTGCTGACGCTGATGACGCTGCCGACGATCATCATCGCCAGCCGCGCGGCGCTCAAGTCGGTGCCACCGTCGATCCGCGATGCGGCGCTGGGCATTGGCGCCTCGCCGATGCAGGCAACGATGTTCCATGTGATTCCGCTGGCGCTGCCCGGCATGCTGACCGGCACCATCATCGGCATGGCGCAGGCGCTGGGCGAAACCGCTCCGCTGTTGATGATCGGCATGGTGGCCTTCATCGCCGACGTGCCGCAAGGCGTGTTCGATCCTTCGACTGCCTTGCCGGTGCAGATTTACCTGTGGGCCGACAGCCCGGAGCGCGCCTATGTGGAGCGCACGTCGGCGGCGATCATGGTGTTGCTCGCCTTCCTGGCGCTGATGAACCTGGTCGCGGTGTTGCTGCGCAAACGTTTCGAGCGACGCTGGTAA
- the pstB gene encoding phosphate ABC transporter ATP-binding protein PstB, translating to MAFKLDGDAAARQPTTVGRDVRETVGEVRVNDPRIRCTDINVYYGEKHAIKNISLDVGKGEVLAMIGPSGCGKSTFLRCLNRMNDTVRECRVTGEILLDGEDINARHIDVVPLRARVAMVFQKPNPFPKSIYENVAFGPRIHGLCESKSDMDVIVESSLRKANLWDEVKDRLDDVGTGLSGGQQQRLCIARAIAIEPEVILMDEPCSALDPISTAKVEQLIEELRQQYSIVIVTHSMQQAARVSQRTAYFHMGDLIEVSETDRLFIKPRHQLTEDYITGRFG from the coding sequence ATGGCGTTCAAGCTGGATGGTGACGCGGCAGCAAGGCAACCGACGACGGTCGGCCGCGATGTGCGCGAGACGGTCGGCGAGGTGCGTGTCAACGATCCGCGGATCCGCTGCACGGACATCAACGTGTACTACGGCGAAAAACACGCCATCAAGAACATCAGCCTGGATGTGGGCAAGGGCGAGGTGCTGGCCATGATCGGCCCGTCGGGCTGCGGCAAGAGCACCTTCCTGCGCTGCCTGAACCGCATGAACGACACCGTGCGCGAATGTCGCGTGACCGGCGAGATCCTGCTCGATGGCGAGGACATCAACGCCCGCCACATCGACGTGGTGCCCCTGCGTGCCCGCGTGGCAATGGTGTTCCAGAAACCCAACCCCTTCCCCAAGTCGATCTACGAAAACGTCGCCTTCGGGCCGCGTATCCATGGCCTGTGCGAGAGCAAGTCGGACATGGACGTGATCGTCGAGAGCAGCCTGCGCAAGGCCAACCTGTGGGACGAGGTCAAGGATCGCCTCGACGATGTCGGCACCGGCCTGTCGGGCGGCCAGCAACAGCGCCTGTGCATCGCCCGCGCGATTGCCATCGAGCCGGAAGTGATCCTGATGGACGAGCCGTGCTCGGCCCTCGATCCGATCTCCACCGCCAAGGTCGAGCAACTGATCGAGGAACTGCGCCAGCAGTACTCCATCGTGATCGTGACCCACTCCATGCAGCAGGCGGCGCGGGTCTCGCAGCGCACCGCGTACTTCCACATGGGCGACCTGATCGAGGTGAGCGAGACCGATCGCCTCTTCATCAAGCCGCGTCACCAGCTGACCGAAGACTACATCACCGGCCGTTTTGGTTGA
- a CDS encoding PstS family phosphate ABC transporter substrate-binding protein, translating into MKKAALALAVLSAAATAPVLAQSSRDYISIVGSSTVYPFATVVAEQFGKATKFKTPKIESTGSGGGIKLFCAGVGVQHPDITNSSRAIKKSELEQCAGNGVKEVVEVKIGYDGLSIAQSKAGKDMQLTRKEVFLALAKQVPNPNGTQTLVDNPYKTWKDVNAALPAVKIEVLGPPPTSGTRDAFVELVMDEGCDSFDFIKAMKKADAKAHKAACQTIREDGAYVEAGENDNLIVQKLEANPSAVGIFGFSFLDQNRDKVRGLAIEGVQPEFETISSGAYPVSRPLFFYVKKAHVEVIPGMKEYLGEFISKKAMGEEGYLAERGLIPLPKDEYMAVSKRVTALEVMK; encoded by the coding sequence ATGAAAAAGGCGGCTCTCGCCCTTGCAGTTCTCTCTGCGGCTGCTACCGCTCCGGTGCTGGCTCAGTCCTCGCGCGATTACATCAGCATCGTCGGCTCCTCGACGGTGTATCCGTTTGCCACGGTGGTTGCCGAGCAGTTCGGCAAGGCCACCAAGTTCAAGACCCCGAAGATCGAATCGACCGGTTCGGGTGGTGGTATCAAGCTGTTCTGCGCCGGTGTCGGCGTGCAGCATCCGGACATCACCAATTCTTCGCGTGCCATCAAGAAGTCCGAGCTCGAGCAGTGCGCCGGTAATGGCGTGAAGGAAGTGGTCGAGGTCAAGATCGGCTATGACGGCCTGTCGATTGCCCAGAGCAAGGCTGGCAAGGACATGCAGCTGACCCGCAAGGAGGTCTTCCTGGCGCTGGCCAAGCAGGTGCCGAACCCCAACGGCACGCAGACTCTGGTCGACAACCCCTACAAGACCTGGAAGGACGTCAATGCCGCCCTGCCGGCGGTCAAGATCGAAGTGCTCGGCCCGCCGCCGACCTCCGGTACCCGCGATGCCTTCGTCGAGCTGGTGATGGATGAAGGCTGCGATTCCTTCGACTTCATCAAGGCGATGAAAAAGGCCGACGCCAAGGCCCACAAGGCGGCCTGCCAGACCATTCGCGAAGACGGTGCCTATGTGGAAGCCGGCGAGAACGACAACCTGATCGTGCAGAAGCTCGAAGCCAATCCCTCGGCGGTCGGCATCTTCGGTTTCAGCTTCCTCGACCAGAACCGCGACAAGGTGCGTGGCCTGGCGATCGAGGGCGTGCAGCCGGAGTTCGAAACCATCTCGAGCGGTGCCTACCCGGTGTCGCGCCCGCTGTTCTTCTATGTGAAGAAGGCGCACGTCGAGGTGATTCCGGGGATGAAAGAGTACCTGGGCGAGTTCATCAGCAAGAAAGCCATGGGTGAAGAAGGCTATCTGGCCGAGCGTGGCCTGATTCCGCTGCCCAAGGACGAGTACATGGCTGTGTCGAAGCGCGTCACTGCCCTCGAAGTCATGAAGTAA
- the pstC gene encoding phosphate ABC transporter permease subunit PstC: MTQTPILLVLLLALTSAAYYFGCKRALRVAEGKIRRLHSLPGYYGLYVALWAALPALLVLGVWLLMQGSVITRMVVSALPESIQQLGPDRLNLVVNDIRNLVSGNIVSGEPDAVMLAASEHYRSLLSLSRNALFVIVLIVAGVGGWIGYSKIRVHHRARNGVESIIKGVLIACSTVAILTTIGIVLSVLFESMRFFRAVPITEFLFGLEWSPQIAIRADQAGSSGAFGAVPLFAGTLLITLIAMTVAVPVGLMSAIYLSEYASAPVRAIAKPLLEVLAGIPTVVYGFFAALTVAPFIRDSGGMLGLDVASESALAAGLVMGMMIIPFVSSLSDDVINAVPQSLREGAYGMGATTSETIRRVIFPAALPGIVGAILLAVSRAIGETMIVVMAAGLASNLTANPLEAVTTVTVQIVTLLVGDQEFDSPKTLAAFALGLVLFLVTLALNFVALYIVRKYREQYD; encoded by the coding sequence GTGACTCAGACCCCCATTCTTCTTGTGCTGCTGCTGGCGCTGACGTCGGCTGCCTACTACTTCGGGTGCAAGCGCGCCTTGCGCGTCGCCGAGGGCAAGATCCGCCGGCTGCACTCCCTCCCGGGTTACTACGGCTTGTATGTAGCCCTGTGGGCGGCGCTGCCTGCCCTGCTGGTGCTCGGGGTGTGGCTGTTGATGCAAGGCTCGGTGATTACCCGGATGGTGGTGTCCGCGTTGCCCGAATCGATCCAGCAGCTCGGCCCGGACCGCCTCAACCTGGTGGTCAACGACATCCGCAACCTGGTGTCCGGCAACATCGTGTCGGGCGAGCCCGATGCCGTGATGCTCGCCGCCTCGGAGCATTATCGTTCGCTGCTGAGCCTGAGCCGCAACGCCCTGTTCGTTATTGTGCTGATTGTCGCCGGTGTGGGCGGCTGGATCGGCTACTCGAAGATCCGCGTCCATCATCGCGCCCGCAACGGCGTCGAATCGATCATCAAAGGCGTGCTGATCGCCTGCTCGACGGTGGCGATCCTGACCACCATCGGCATCGTGCTGTCGGTGCTGTTCGAGTCGATGCGCTTCTTTCGCGCGGTGCCGATTACCGAATTTCTCTTTGGCCTCGAGTGGAGCCCGCAGATCGCGATTCGCGCCGACCAGGCCGGGTCGTCGGGCGCCTTTGGGGCAGTGCCGCTATTTGCCGGCACCTTGCTGATCACCCTGATCGCCATGACCGTCGCCGTGCCCGTCGGCCTGATGTCGGCGATCTACCTGTCCGAATACGCCTCGGCCCCGGTGCGCGCGATTGCCAAGCCGCTGCTCGAAGTGCTGGCCGGCATCCCGACCGTGGTCTACGGCTTCTTCGCGGCGCTGACCGTGGCGCCGTTCATCCGTGATTCCGGCGGTATGCTGGGGCTCGATGTGGCCTCCGAGAGCGCGCTGGCGGCGGGCCTGGTGATGGGCATGATGATCATCCCCTTCGTCTCCTCGCTGTCCGACGACGTCATCAACGCCGTGCCGCAGTCCCTGCGCGAAGGCGCCTACGGCATGGGGGCAACCACGTCGGAGACCATCCGCCGGGTGATCTTCCCCGCGGCGCTGCCCGGTATCGTCGGCGCCATCTTGCTGGCGGTGTCGCGCGCCATCGGTGAGACCATGATCGTGGTGATGGCCGCCGGCCTGGCCTCCAACCTCACGGCCAACCCGCTCGAAGCGGTCACCACGGTGACGGTGCAGATCGTGACCCTGCTGGTCGGCGATCAGGAATTCGACAGCCCGAAGACGCTGGCGGCCTTCGCCCTCGGCCTGGTGCTGTTCCTGGTCACGCTGGCGCTGAACTTCGTGGCCCTCTATATCGTTCGCAAGTATCGGGAACAGTATGACTAA
- a CDS encoding transglycosylase domain-containing protein, whose translation MLDNWRNASFVRESVVTRNAKPLPRLSFFRLLGIAVFIVLLVALVAGGLLAVHELQHSRLQAREIAKYAGKLDYALTSEPSDAVRYPAHGPFDRRMGYTELPRFAERLRTRGFELAGQTRFSEPLIDYVDRGFFVPYREKAQAGFSLADCRDETLYRFRYPFNAYPDFAAVPERIALSLLFIENRDLLDETRPMLNPAVDWVRFGRAALGQLGRLIDVDLDAPGGSTLATQIEKYRHSPDGITANAREKLRQMVSASVRAYREGEKTLPVRRRLVLDYLNTVPLSAAANYGEVNGLGDGLWVWFGADFQEINTLLGQADATGETLKAQGRAMRQVLALMIAHRRPSYYLARGRDDLAQLTDSYLRLLAEAGVISPALSEAARAQPLVFRDHARDPALHPTSTGKGAGAVRARVAGLLDTALYGLDRIDAEVSATLNRQLQLAVSDYLERLSDPAFAAEQGLIGERMLGPATLGAVRYSFNLVERSPDGNRVRVQTDTTDQPLDINEGSKLELGSTAKLRVLTTYLEIVAELHGRYAPLDPEALRKVELSRRDSLSRWVVDYLASDAERSLPALLQAALERRFSASPDESFFTGGGLHTFGNFNRKDDDRSPTVREALQASINLPFVRLMREIVRHSMYQVPGSTAQLLEDSEDPRRAEYLARFADREGQTFLRRFWRKYQGRTPEEMRTMLLDGLRPSADRLTTVFRYLDPAAPPDALARFLGERLGDSQMSEARIAQLYARHAPEAFDLPDRGYVARLHPLELWLVGYRSAHPDATLSDALVASEDERQAVYRWLFRTRFKRAQDIRIDTILEVEAFLDIHRRWARLGYPFGHLVPSLATALGSSGDRPAALAELMGIIMNDGVRQPTTRIERIQFAADTPYEMRFARRVSEGERVMAPEVAAALRNALSEVVEGGTARRLAGAFALADGTVLTLGGKTGTGDNRIVLAGDRSGPALNRTATFVFYLGPRHYGTLTAYVLGPNAAGYRFTSALPVQILKSMGPVLLPYLETGTDTGCRAP comes from the coding sequence ATGCTGGATAATTGGCGCAATGCATCATTCGTTCGAGAGTCGGTTGTGACACGTAACGCCAAACCCTTGCCCCGTCTGAGTTTTTTCCGATTGCTCGGGATCGCCGTGTTCATTGTGCTGCTGGTGGCGCTCGTCGCCGGTGGATTGCTGGCCGTCCATGAGCTGCAGCACTCGCGCCTGCAGGCACGCGAAATCGCCAAATATGCCGGCAAGCTCGACTATGCGTTGACCAGCGAACCGAGCGATGCGGTGCGCTATCCGGCGCACGGCCCCTTCGACCGGCGCATGGGCTACACCGAGCTGCCGCGTTTTGCCGAGCGCTTGCGCACCCGCGGCTTCGAACTGGCCGGGCAGACTCGCTTTTCTGAACCGCTGATTGACTATGTCGACCGCGGCTTCTTTGTGCCGTACCGCGAAAAAGCCCAGGCCGGCTTCTCGCTGGCCGATTGCCGCGACGAGACGCTGTACCGTTTCCGCTATCCGTTCAACGCCTATCCCGACTTTGCCGCGGTGCCCGAGCGGATTGCGCTGTCGCTGCTGTTCATCGAGAACCGCGACCTGCTCGACGAGACCCGGCCAATGCTCAACCCGGCGGTCGACTGGGTGCGGTTCGGGCGGGCGGCGCTCGGCCAGCTGGGCCGCCTGATCGATGTCGACCTCGACGCGCCGGGCGGCAGCACGCTGGCTACCCAGATCGAGAAATACCGCCACTCCCCCGACGGCATCACCGCCAATGCGCGCGAGAAGCTGCGCCAGATGGTGTCGGCCAGCGTCCGCGCCTATCGCGAGGGCGAGAAGACATTGCCGGTGCGGCGGCGGCTGGTGCTCGACTATCTCAACACCGTGCCGCTGTCGGCGGCGGCCAACTACGGCGAGGTCAATGGCCTGGGCGATGGGCTGTGGGTGTGGTTCGGTGCGGATTTCCAAGAGATCAATACCTTGCTGGGCCAGGCCGATGCGACGGGCGAGACGCTCAAGGCGCAGGGGCGGGCGATGCGCCAGGTGCTGGCGCTGATGATTGCCCATCGCCGCCCCTCGTATTACCTGGCGCGCGGGCGGGACGATCTGGCACAGCTGACCGACAGCTACCTGCGCCTGCTCGCCGAGGCCGGCGTCATCAGCCCGGCCCTGAGCGAAGCGGCGCGGGCGCAGCCGCTGGTGTTTCGCGATCATGCGCGCGACCCGGCCCTGCACCCGACCAGCACCGGCAAGGGCGCCGGTGCCGTGCGTGCGCGCGTCGCCGGCCTGCTCGATACCGCCTTGTACGGACTCGACCGGATCGATGCCGAGGTGTCGGCGACGCTCAACCGGCAACTCCAGCTGGCGGTGTCCGACTACCTCGAGCGCCTCAGCGACCCAGCCTTTGCGGCCGAGCAGGGGCTGATCGGCGAGCGCATGCTCGGCCCCGCCACGCTCGGTGCGGTGCGCTACAGCTTCAATCTGGTGGAGCGTTCGCCGGACGGCAACCGGGTGCGGGTGCAGACCGATACCACCGACCAGCCGCTCGACATCAACGAAGGCAGCAAGCTCGAGCTCGGCTCGACCGCCAAGCTGCGTGTGCTCACCACCTATCTGGAGATCGTCGCCGAACTGCATGGCCGCTATGCGCCGCTCGACCCCGAGGCGCTGCGCAAGGTCGAGCTGTCGCGGCGCGACAGCCTCAGCCGCTGGGTGGTCGACTACCTCGCCAGCGACGCCGAGCGCAGCCTGCCGGCGCTGTTGCAGGCTGCGCTCGAGCGGCGTTTCTCGGCCAGCCCGGACGAGAGTTTCTTCACCGGCGGCGGGCTGCACACCTTTGGCAACTTCAACCGCAAGGACGACGACCGCTCACCCACGGTGCGCGAGGCCCTGCAGGCGTCGATCAACCTGCCCTTCGTGCGCCTGATGCGCGAGATCGTCCGCCACAGCATGTATCAGGTGCCCGGCAGTACGGCGCAACTGCTCGAAGACAGCGAGGATCCGCGCCGCGCGGAATATCTGGCACGCTTCGCCGACCGCGAGGGGCAGACCTTCCTGCGGCGCTTCTGGCGCAAGTACCAGGGCCGCACACCGGAAGAGATGCGCACCATGCTGCTCGACGGTTTGCGGCCGAGCGCCGACCGGCTGACCACGGTGTTCCGCTATCTCGATCCGGCCGCACCGCCCGACGCACTGGCCCGCTTCCTCGGCGAGCGGCTGGGTGATTCGCAGATGAGTGAGGCGCGCATTGCCCAGCTCTACGCCCGGCACGCCCCCGAGGCCTTCGACCTGCCCGACCGCGGCTATGTGGCCCGCCTGCATCCGCTGGAGCTGTGGCTGGTCGGCTACCGCTCGGCGCACCCCGATGCCACGCTGTCCGATGCCCTGGTGGCGAGCGAGGACGAGCGCCAGGCGGTGTATCGCTGGCTGTTCCGCACCCGCTTCAAGCGCGCGCAGGATATCCGCATCGACACCATTCTCGAGGTCGAGGCCTTTCTCGACATCCACCGCCGCTGGGCGCGCCTGGGCTATCCGTTTGGCCACCTGGTGCCCTCGCTGGCCACCGCGCTGGGCAGCTCGGGCGACCGGCCGGCGGCGCTGGCGGAGCTGATGGGCATCATCATGAACGATGGCGTGCGCCAGCCCACCACGCGCATCGAGCGCATCCAGTTTGCCGCCGACACACCCTACGAAATGCGCTTTGCGCGGCGGGTGAGCGAGGGTGAGCGGGTGATGGCCCCCGAAGTGGCGGCCGCGCTGCGCAATGCGCTGTCCGAGGTGGTGGAGGGCGGCACGGCGCGGCGCCTGGCCGGCGCATTTGCGCTGGCCGACGGCACGGTGCTGACGCTCGGCGGCAAGACCGGCACCGGGGATAACCGCATCGTCCTCGCCGGCGACCGGAGCGGCCCGGCGCTCAACCGTACCGCCACCTTCGTGTTCTACCTCGGCCCGCGCCACTACGGCACGCTCACCGCCTATGTGCTCGGCCCCAATGCCGCCGGCTATCGCTTCACCTCGGCGTTGCCGGTGCAGATCCTCAAGTCGATGGGGCCGGTGCTGCTGCCTTACCTCGAGACCGGCACCGACACGGGCTGCCGGGCGCCCTGA